The following are from one region of the Noviherbaspirillum sedimenti genome:
- a CDS encoding SCO family protein, which yields MKHSKRLSAPRNRQRRGALLTLIGTALLGILPGRAWAHALVGAVRPPLPLPAIKVVRQDGASVALPTLLQGKATALQFMFTGCSQTCALQGALFAAVQQKLPADLRGRTQLLSLSIDSLGDDPRALASWLRQFGAGPDWIAAVPAAADLDRLRAALQQSKDGRDNHTSQVFLFNRDGLLVWATEDLPPVAVVLRQLVNIARP from the coding sequence ATGAAACACAGTAAGCGCTTGTCGGCGCCGCGCAACCGGCAGCGGCGCGGCGCCCTGCTCACCCTGATCGGCACAGCGCTGCTGGGCATCCTGCCAGGCCGTGCCTGGGCCCATGCGCTGGTCGGCGCAGTGCGGCCGCCGCTCCCGCTGCCAGCAATCAAGGTGGTCCGCCAAGACGGCGCCAGCGTCGCATTGCCAACGCTCTTGCAGGGCAAAGCCACGGCATTGCAGTTCATGTTTACCGGTTGCAGCCAAACCTGTGCCCTGCAAGGCGCCCTGTTCGCTGCAGTACAGCAGAAGCTGCCAGCCGATCTGCGGGGGCGGACGCAGTTGCTGTCGCTGAGCATCGATTCTCTGGGCGACGATCCGCGCGCACTGGCCAGCTGGCTGCGGCAGTTTGGCGCCGGTCCCGACTGGATCGCTGCAGTACCTGCCGCCGCCGACCTGGACCGCTTGCGTGCCGCGCTACAGCAAAGCAAAGATGGCCGTGACAATCACACCAGCCAAGTCTTTCTGTTCAACCGCGACGGCTTGCTGGTCTGGGCCACTGAAGACCTGCCGCCGGTGGCGGTAGTGCTGCGCCAGCTGGTGAATATCGCCCGCCCATGA
- a CDS encoding glycosyltransferase family 4 protein — protein sequence MSTLLSINNYYYRRGGAEVVFLEQNRLFEEIGWKIVPFAMRHEKNLPSEWADYFVDEIEFGEDYNFMQKALRAQKVAYSFEARRKISQLLDATNPHVAHAHNIYHHLSPSFLGVLKKRGIPTVMTVHDLKLACPAYKMLAHDGICERCKDGAIWNVARQRCIKDSFTLSSVVLAETVLHRLLGSYANGIDRFVVPSRFCLEKLVEWGWPRERFTYIPNFVDLEQLRPCHAPGKSYVFMGRLTAEKGVATFVRAVAAAGVRGWIVGTGPEEQKLRALAESNGANIQFLGYQQGTKLFRILSAARALVLPSELYENAPVSIMEAYALERPVIGADIGGIPELIRENETGAMFPSGDHLALADKLRQFDAMSQTQIHTMGKAGRVWMENEFTARHYLARLLALYQDMGVAV from the coding sequence TTGAGTACTTTGCTGTCAATTAACAATTACTACTATCGTCGAGGCGGTGCCGAAGTTGTATTCCTCGAACAAAATCGGCTTTTTGAAGAAATCGGCTGGAAGATCGTACCGTTCGCGATGCGTCACGAAAAAAATCTCCCCAGCGAATGGGCGGATTACTTTGTCGATGAGATTGAATTTGGTGAAGATTACAATTTCATGCAAAAGGCCCTGCGCGCCCAGAAAGTCGCCTACTCTTTCGAAGCCCGCCGCAAGATTTCGCAATTGCTCGACGCGACGAATCCACATGTGGCGCACGCCCACAATATCTACCATCACCTGTCGCCTTCTTTCCTTGGCGTACTCAAAAAACGTGGCATCCCGACCGTGATGACCGTGCATGACCTGAAACTGGCCTGCCCCGCATACAAGATGCTTGCCCATGACGGCATCTGCGAGCGCTGCAAGGACGGCGCCATCTGGAACGTGGCACGGCAGCGTTGCATCAAGGATTCTTTCACCTTGAGTAGCGTGGTGCTGGCAGAAACCGTGCTGCATCGCCTGCTCGGCAGTTACGCCAACGGCATTGACCGTTTTGTCGTCCCCAGCCGTTTTTGTCTGGAAAAACTGGTCGAATGGGGCTGGCCACGTGAACGCTTCACTTACATTCCCAATTTCGTCGATCTCGAACAACTGCGGCCTTGCCATGCGCCTGGCAAATCCTACGTTTTCATGGGTCGGCTCACGGCCGAAAAAGGCGTGGCGACTTTCGTGCGTGCGGTGGCCGCCGCCGGCGTCAGGGGCTGGATCGTTGGCACCGGCCCCGAAGAACAAAAACTACGGGCACTGGCTGAAAGCAACGGTGCCAATATCCAGTTCCTCGGCTATCAACAAGGCACGAAGCTGTTCCGTATATTAAGCGCGGCGCGTGCCCTCGTACTGCCGTCGGAATTATATGAAAACGCCCCGGTCAGCATCATGGAGGCTTATGCACTGGAACGTCCGGTCATTGGCGCAGATATTGGCGGGATCCCGGAGTTGATCAGGGAAAATGAAACCGGTGCCATGTTCCCCAGCGGCGATCACCTGGCCCTGGCCGACAAGCTACGGCAGTTTGACGCCATGTCGCAAACGCAGATACACACCATGGGCAAGGCCGGTCGCGTCTGGATGGAAAACGAATTTACCGCGCGGCATTACCTCGCACGCTTGCTGGCGCTTTATCAGGACATGGGGGTGGCGGTATGA
- a CDS encoding glycosyltransferase family 4 protein translates to MKRPLSIMWLGLRGFPNVQGGIETHAEHLCPQLSELGCEVTVIVRASYQPSQIGAEWHKVHFHPLWAPRAKGLEAIVHTFLGVLYAAVKRPDILHIQGIGPALMTPLARLLGLRVVVTHHGPDYDRQKWGKLAKAVLRLGEFCGMHFANRRIAISEVIRALVRRNHGEECVLIPNGVDLPDRHGTVASLDRFGLQPQRYVLLVSRLVPEKRHHDLIEAFALARLDGWKLALVGGADHPDHYTCSVREAARQTPGVVCTGFQTGEALNELYEHAGIFVLPSSHEGLPIALLEAMSYGLPAIASDIPANQEINCRDIDYFPVGDVHCLAALLKKRAAVAQEQGRRARLRHFVLKRYKWQDVAQRTFAIYAEILTDDDRYEPAHGLLKWLDRR, encoded by the coding sequence ATGAAAAGACCTTTATCGATCATGTGGCTGGGATTGCGTGGCTTCCCCAACGTCCAAGGCGGCATTGAAACGCATGCCGAGCACCTCTGCCCGCAACTATCGGAACTGGGATGCGAAGTCACGGTCATCGTACGTGCTTCCTACCAGCCCAGCCAGATCGGAGCGGAATGGCACAAGGTCCACTTCCATCCGTTATGGGCACCGCGCGCCAAAGGACTGGAAGCGATTGTGCATACCTTTCTCGGCGTACTGTACGCTGCCGTCAAGCGCCCGGACATTCTCCATATACAGGGTATCGGCCCGGCCCTGATGACGCCGCTGGCGCGCCTGCTGGGATTGCGCGTGGTCGTAACGCACCACGGTCCTGACTACGACCGGCAGAAGTGGGGCAAGCTCGCCAAGGCAGTATTACGACTCGGCGAGTTTTGCGGCATGCACTTTGCCAACAGGCGCATCGCGATTTCGGAAGTCATCCGGGCACTGGTGCGTAGAAATCACGGCGAGGAATGCGTGTTGATTCCCAATGGCGTTGATCTGCCCGACCGTCACGGTACGGTTGCCAGCCTGGACCGCTTCGGTTTGCAGCCGCAGCGCTACGTGCTGCTGGTCAGTCGCCTGGTCCCGGAAAAGCGCCATCACGACCTGATTGAAGCATTCGCACTGGCGCGACTGGATGGCTGGAAACTGGCGCTGGTCGGTGGTGCCGACCATCCGGACCACTATACCTGTTCGGTGCGGGAAGCGGCACGCCAGACGCCAGGGGTGGTGTGCACGGGCTTCCAGACCGGCGAGGCCCTGAACGAACTCTATGAACACGCAGGCATTTTCGTGCTGCCCTCGTCCCACGAGGGCTTGCCCATCGCATTACTGGAAGCAATGAGTTATGGCTTGCCTGCGATTGCCAGCGACATCCCGGCCAACCAGGAAATCAATTGCCGCGACATCGACTATTTCCCCGTCGGCGATGTGCATTGCCTGGCGGCTCTTCTGAAGAAGCGTGCGGCAGTAGCACAGGAACAAGGACGGCGCGCGCGCCTGCGGCATTTTGTCCTGAAACGGTACAAGTGGCAGGATGTCGCCCAACGCACTTTTGCAATTTATGCCGAAATACTGACTGACGACGACCGCTACGAGCCAGCCCATGGCTTGTTGAAATGGCTCGACCGGCGGTAA
- a CDS encoding class I SAM-dependent methyltransferase: MTVLKHKDADVHIEQLPNGKNKIDVAMHQDLFIPIKNCETAYPLDLIEKLLGIKGPSWLCDEIMREESPDHVVQKSLHYDLLSFRAPEEFKGKRLLDFGCGSGASTMVLARMFPDTRIVGVELEEKLVSIAKMRAAHYGYQNLELLLSPDPSSLPPSIGEFDYVVLSAVYEHLLPNEREPILHQLWNVLKPGGILFLNQTPYIGFPIETHTTGGLPFINYLPDKLACFYARHFSKRQLQDKSWKELLRMGIRGGSVQEVVDILNRTPRSSILLKPVTRGLKDNIDLWYRQSRTDNRFPLIKALVFYASKLVKMSTGAIMVPYLSLAIMKDKSQNS; this comes from the coding sequence ATGACCGTACTAAAACATAAGGACGCTGATGTCCACATCGAACAACTGCCGAACGGCAAAAACAAAATCGACGTGGCGATGCATCAGGATTTATTTATCCCCATAAAAAATTGTGAAACGGCCTATCCGCTCGATCTGATCGAAAAACTGTTGGGCATCAAGGGTCCAAGCTGGCTTTGTGACGAAATCATGCGGGAAGAGTCGCCGGACCATGTGGTCCAGAAGTCATTGCATTACGATTTGTTGAGCTTTCGCGCGCCCGAAGAATTCAAGGGAAAGCGCCTGCTGGATTTTGGATGTGGCAGCGGCGCCTCGACGATGGTGCTGGCGCGGATGTTCCCGGATACCAGGATCGTGGGTGTCGAACTGGAAGAAAAGCTGGTGTCGATTGCAAAAATGCGGGCGGCACACTACGGTTACCAGAATCTGGAACTCCTCCTTTCTCCGGATCCGAGTTCACTGCCGCCATCGATCGGTGAATTCGATTATGTTGTATTGAGCGCCGTTTATGAGCATCTGCTGCCCAATGAACGGGAGCCCATCTTGCATCAACTCTGGAATGTACTCAAGCCTGGCGGCATTCTCTTTCTCAATCAGACGCCTTATATCGGCTTTCCGATAGAAACGCATACCACTGGCGGCCTGCCTTTCATAAACTATTTGCCTGATAAATTAGCTTGTTTTTATGCCCGCCATTTCTCGAAAAGGCAATTACAGGACAAATCCTGGAAAGAATTATTAAGAATGGGGATAAGAGGCGGTAGTGTGCAGGAAGTCGTCGACATCCTGAATCGCACGCCGAGAAGCTCGATTCTATTGAAACCGGTAACACGTGGGCTGAAGGACAATATCGACCTCTGGTATCGGCAATCCCGCACCGACAATCGATTTCCCCTCATTAAAGCACTGGTTTTTTACGCGTCAAAGCTGGTAAAAATGTCTACAGGGGCCATCATGGTGCCGTATTTATCTCTGGCAATCATGAAAGATAAAAGCCAGAACAGCTGA
- a CDS encoding glycoside hydrolase, with the protein MRGRPPANLANRPRARRLPELAVLAVLAALLPAAAPLAAGEWRAVPDQDLSIRPGNILDFSALVEAGPAGKHGRPIATPDGHIAFEKKPARRQRFLCASQPYGVEEGFPEHETADRYARQLRLHGYNLARFHFVENVLMHGRSKDFDFDPVQLDRFHYFLAALKREGIYWMLDAMTSWNGAYGDVGPDRWADRRNVKLGVYLDPQDQQHWRQMVDQVLAVKNPYTGISPLQDPALLAVITVNEGGLNSLLNHQASPALNQEFGRWLVRQHGSVEHALKKWGVNAAGAGAVALPRREWTSSPRMADAQRFYFNMQARTHQWMSAHLRNRGYPGMISGFDNWFTVQDIATRAQLDLVAAHAYHDEPSAFVAPGSSIRQASSLPDKLAYIRDLAAGRYWNKPFAVTEFDQPFWNRYRFESGLAMGAYAALQDWDAICRHASGPIELEYGNNRGARHQYLFPYAAGADPVARAGETLAALLFLRGDVQASVHRLAIMLGNAYVFERQGGIGQLPEDIKQLALVSGIGVLWQGGGHDGKQGGAASATAMKMDLSINPDNAAPTGMARIARKIGKLLAIDPGGLGQERIDELKQAAILPKSNASNVNDGILESDTGQIHLDAKKRTLRVASTRTEAAAFELALPDGLRNLRIRESSGPALLSASSMDGAPLDSSTRILLIFAADARNSGMEFTDTEGRVLKKLGGRPVMLKTAKIRFQLRHAKPDRMRLFALKLNGERGVELPLKKSADLLDIELDTANLPAGPTTYFELAR; encoded by the coding sequence ATGCGCGGCCGACCACCGGCAAACCTAGCCAACCGACCGCGTGCACGGCGCCTGCCCGAACTGGCCGTATTGGCCGTATTGGCGGCGTTGCTGCCGGCGGCTGCGCCGCTTGCAGCCGGCGAGTGGCGCGCCGTGCCAGACCAGGATTTGAGCATACGCCCGGGCAATATACTGGATTTTTCGGCGCTGGTCGAAGCCGGTCCGGCCGGCAAGCACGGGCGGCCAATCGCCACGCCAGATGGCCACATCGCGTTTGAAAAAAAGCCGGCCAGGCGCCAGCGCTTCCTGTGCGCCTCGCAGCCATACGGCGTCGAGGAAGGTTTTCCCGAACATGAAACGGCGGACCGCTATGCCCGCCAGCTGCGCCTGCATGGCTATAACCTGGCGCGTTTTCATTTTGTCGAGAATGTCCTGATGCATGGACGCAGCAAGGATTTTGATTTCGATCCGGTGCAGCTCGACCGCTTCCATTATTTTCTTGCGGCGCTCAAGCGTGAAGGCATTTACTGGATGCTCGATGCCATGACGTCCTGGAACGGCGCTTATGGCGATGTCGGGCCCGATCGCTGGGCAGACCGGCGCAATGTCAAGCTTGGTGTTTACCTCGATCCGCAAGACCAGCAGCATTGGCGCCAGATGGTCGACCAGGTGCTCGCAGTGAAAAATCCCTACACCGGGATCAGTCCGCTGCAGGATCCGGCGTTGTTGGCTGTCATCACCGTCAACGAGGGCGGGCTGAACAGTCTGCTGAACCACCAGGCGAGCCCGGCATTGAACCAGGAGTTTGGCCGCTGGCTGGTGCGGCAGCATGGTTCGGTGGAGCATGCCCTCAAAAAATGGGGTGTGAACGCAGCAGGCGCGGGCGCAGTGGCGTTGCCGCGCCGGGAATGGACTTCTTCGCCGCGCATGGCGGATGCGCAGCGTTTTTATTTCAACATGCAGGCGCGTACCCATCAATGGATGTCGGCGCATCTGCGCAATCGCGGCTACCCGGGCATGATTTCCGGATTCGACAACTGGTTCACTGTCCAGGACATTGCCACGCGCGCCCAGCTCGACCTGGTGGCCGCGCATGCCTATCATGATGAGCCGTCGGCGTTTGTCGCGCCGGGCTCCAGCATCCGACAGGCAAGCTCGCTGCCGGACAAACTGGCCTATATTCGCGACCTGGCAGCGGGACGGTACTGGAACAAACCCTTTGCGGTCACCGAATTCGATCAGCCATTCTGGAATCGTTATCGTTTCGAGTCCGGACTGGCGATGGGCGCCTATGCTGCCTTGCAGGACTGGGATGCCATTTGTCGCCATGCGAGCGGCCCGATCGAACTGGAATACGGCAACAACCGTGGCGCGCGGCACCAATACCTGTTTCCCTATGCTGCCGGTGCAGACCCCGTCGCCCGTGCCGGCGAAACGCTGGCGGCGCTGCTGTTCCTGCGCGGCGATGTCCAGGCTTCGGTACATCGGCTGGCGATCATGCTGGGAAATGCGTATGTGTTTGAGCGCCAGGGCGGCATCGGGCAGTTGCCAGAAGATATCAAGCAACTTGCCCTGGTCAGCGGCATCGGCGTGTTGTGGCAAGGAGGGGGGCACGACGGCAAGCAGGGCGGTGCAGCAAGTGCGACGGCAATGAAAATGGATCTGTCGATTAATCCCGACAATGCGGCGCCGACCGGCATGGCCAGGATCGCACGAAAAATTGGCAAACTGCTGGCAATCGACCCGGGCGGCCTCGGGCAGGAGCGCATCGATGAACTGAAGCAAGCCGCCATCCTGCCAAAGTCCAACGCCAGCAATGTCAATGACGGCATACTGGAGAGCGACACCGGGCAAATTCACCTGGATGCCAAAAAGCGCACATTGCGCGTGGCATCCACGCGCACCGAAGCGGCGGCTTTCGAGCTGGCGTTACCAGACGGCTTGCGGAATCTGCGGATCAGGGAGTCGAGCGGCCCGGCACTGCTGTCGGCATCGTCGATGGATGGGGCACCGCTGGATTCGAGTACGCGTATCTTGCTCATTTTCGCCGCCGATGCCCGCAATAGCGGCATGGAATTCACCGATACGGAAGGCCGGGTGTTGAAAAAACTTGGCGGCAGGCCGGTCATGCTGAAAACGGCGAAGATCCGCTTTCAACTCCGCCATGCCAAGCCCGACCGGATGCGTCTGTTTGCCTTGAAGCTCAATGGCGAACGCGGTGTCGAACTGCCACTGAAAAAATCGGCGGACCTGCTCGACATTGAACTGGATACGGCGAATCTGCCGGCTGGCCCGACCACCTACTTCGAGCTTGCCAGGTAG
- a CDS encoding glycosyltransferase, with protein sequence MSDHDKIHLLFISHESWPTFRPDVAVLFGKYLPRLGVTSDLVTEHDADGAGDQCAWGGGQALLCRLPLSRSGQYFAKTWHNLRMLGGFSRARYDAIQVRDMPLTALAGLIVARIKGVPFFYWMSFPQSEGQIFRARARGPRGGLRYWFPLLQGTLGKWLLYRIVLPRADHIFVQSRQMADDVAGQGIARARMTPVPMGVDLEMAQPHQVMPSDDPRLAGKRVLVYLGALDQVRKIDILFDMLAIVRAQVPDILLVLAGDTPDDGHRAWLRQEAHRLGVTSALLWTGWLPTAQAWRYVRAAEIGLSVIPRGFLLDCGSPTKAIEYMALGVPVVGNDNPDQALVIREGGAGICVKLGPQALADAVLALLQNAGLRRHMALAGPRYVRQARGYDKLAEEVAHAYRQVFKHASTVLPCAADHRQT encoded by the coding sequence ATGAGCGATCACGACAAGATTCATTTGCTATTCATATCGCACGAATCCTGGCCAACCTTCCGGCCGGATGTGGCCGTGCTGTTCGGTAAATACCTGCCGCGCCTAGGGGTGACCAGTGACCTGGTGACCGAGCACGATGCCGATGGCGCAGGCGACCAATGTGCCTGGGGCGGCGGCCAGGCACTGCTGTGCCGGCTGCCATTGAGCCGGTCCGGGCAATACTTTGCCAAGACCTGGCACAATCTGCGCATGCTGGGCGGCTTCAGTCGCGCCAGATACGATGCCATCCAGGTGCGCGACATGCCGCTGACGGCGCTGGCCGGCCTGATCGTCGCCCGCATCAAAGGCGTGCCTTTTTTTTACTGGATGTCTTTTCCGCAATCGGAGGGGCAGATTTTCCGGGCCCGGGCGCGCGGCCCGCGTGGCGGCCTGCGTTACTGGTTTCCTTTGTTGCAGGGCACACTCGGCAAGTGGCTGTTGTACCGGATCGTGCTGCCGCGGGCCGACCACATATTCGTGCAGAGCCGGCAGATGGCTGACGATGTCGCCGGCCAGGGCATTGCGCGTGCGCGGATGACGCCGGTGCCGATGGGTGTCGATCTCGAGATGGCGCAACCGCACCAGGTCATGCCCAGCGACGATCCGCGCCTAGCCGGCAAGCGCGTACTGGTCTATCTCGGTGCCCTGGACCAGGTACGCAAGATCGATATCCTGTTCGACATGCTGGCCATCGTGCGCGCGCAAGTGCCGGACATATTGCTGGTGCTTGCCGGCGATACCCCCGATGACGGCCATCGTGCATGGCTCAGGCAGGAGGCACATCGACTCGGCGTCACGTCCGCATTGCTCTGGACCGGATGGCTGCCGACGGCACAGGCATGGCGTTACGTGCGCGCTGCCGAGATCGGCCTGTCGGTGATCCCGCGCGGTTTCCTGCTCGACTGCGGCTCGCCGACCAAGGCAATCGAATACATGGCGCTCGGCGTGCCCGTGGTAGGCAATGACAATCCCGACCAGGCGCTGGTGATCCGCGAGGGCGGGGCAGGCATCTGCGTCAAGCTGGGGCCGCAAGCACTTGCCGACGCGGTACTGGCTTTGCTGCAAAATGCCGGGCTGCGCCGGCACATGGCACTGGCAGGCCCGCGCTATGTGCGGCAGGCGCGCGGCTACGACAAGCTGGCTGAAGAAGTTGCGCATGCCTATCGTCAGGTCTTCAAACACGCAAGCACGGTATTGCCATGCGCGGCCGACCACCGGCAAACCTAG
- a CDS encoding glycosyltransferase family 4 protein: MSHASHAATRECIVITRFAREQPGFLDFSYRIKALARHYRVTLVSDFPLEQAELAIPNLQYIILAGGEGRAGWLRYIWECGKLLRARRPHCAVLLHSLVAPVALLAHGVATALYWNEHPSHFAAAPDAAAPVKRGLRFLARWLIFQGARKASVVMPIGEAHRDDLLVHGCAPQRVRLIYMGVDAAFDSAALHSVAAASGTPLELVYVGSVCKARGRDIMLEAIAIANRDGCIARLTLVGANDTEQAHCREYARRIGIAEAVRVRGRISGTEIPACLQQADVGLCLWEDQPWWRFNPPTKLFEYLVAGLPVLASDIRTHTDYVANGRNGFIFRYDSKSLATVIGMMWQRRGELPQLKRQARASGERYIWQRIEPVFLQAIEEIARP; this comes from the coding sequence ATGAGCCATGCCAGCCACGCCGCTACGCGCGAGTGTATCGTGATTACCCGCTTTGCCAGGGAACAGCCGGGGTTTCTGGATTTTTCCTACCGTATCAAGGCGCTTGCACGGCATTACCGGGTAACCCTGGTGAGCGATTTTCCGCTGGAACAGGCGGAGCTCGCCATTCCGAATCTCCAGTACATCATCCTGGCAGGCGGGGAAGGGCGCGCAGGCTGGCTGCGTTATATCTGGGAATGCGGCAAGCTGTTGCGCGCGCGGCGTCCCCATTGCGCCGTATTGCTGCATTCGTTGGTGGCACCGGTCGCCTTGCTGGCGCATGGCGTCGCCACCGCGTTGTACTGGAATGAGCATCCGAGCCATTTTGCCGCCGCCCCCGATGCTGCTGCGCCGGTCAAACGCGGGCTGCGCTTTCTTGCGCGCTGGCTCATATTCCAGGGAGCGCGCAAGGCCAGTGTCGTCATGCCGATCGGCGAAGCGCACCGGGACGACTTGCTCGTGCATGGCTGCGCCCCGCAGCGTGTGCGCCTGATTTACATGGGGGTGGATGCTGCTTTCGATTCGGCCGCCTTGCATAGCGTCGCCGCTGCAAGCGGCACGCCGCTGGAGCTGGTCTATGTCGGTTCGGTCTGCAAGGCGCGCGGACGCGACATCATGCTGGAAGCGATTGCCATCGCCAATCGTGATGGCTGCATTGCGCGACTGACGCTGGTGGGTGCCAATGACACCGAACAGGCCCACTGTCGCGAGTATGCCCGGCGGATTGGCATTGCCGAAGCAGTGCGCGTGCGCGGTCGCATTTCCGGTACGGAAATCCCTGCGTGCCTGCAACAGGCCGATGTCGGACTTTGCCTCTGGGAAGACCAGCCATGGTGGCGCTTCAATCCGCCCACCAAGCTGTTCGAGTATCTGGTGGCAGGGCTGCCGGTACTGGCCAGCGACATCCGTACCCATACTGACTATGTGGCGAATGGCCGCAATGGTTTCATCTTTCGCTATGACAGCAAAAGCCTGGCAACGGTGATTGGCATGATGTGGCAGCGGCGCGGTGAGCTACCTCAACTCAAGCGGCAGGCGCGCGCGAGCGGCGAGCGCTACATCTGGCAACGGATTGAACCGGTGTTTCTGCAGGCGATAGAGGAGATTGCCAGACCATGA
- a CDS encoding glycosyltransferase, protein MKDECIVITWLARDQPGFLDFAYRVRALAKAYRTTLVSPYPLTQPELAYAGVESCVLPYGDGRAGWIGYMLACARLVRARKPACAVLLHSILTPLVLLTGKTPTALYWNEHPSRFTASPPGHPWWKRVARHLALQVFFLQAAKMADLVMPIGEAHHEELLRLGCRPGRVRLLYMGVDASFVRRRDEQASRRTDAPLELVYNGTVNHLRGRDVMLEAIVLANLERPIARLTIVGACEEQIAYCTGYAIRFGIADAVRVGGRIPGREIPGILENADAGLCFMEDLPWWRFNPPTKLFEYLVAGVPVLASDIRTHTQYVTNWYNGMICQYDSRSLADAIGLLWQRRADLPYLKRNARRSGEQYLWDRIEPEFLQAIKTIARSSGPLSAQPSQAIKKAAAVDKLSKEAR, encoded by the coding sequence GTGAAGGATGAATGCATTGTCATTACCTGGCTGGCGCGGGATCAGCCAGGCTTTCTCGATTTCGCTTACCGGGTACGGGCGCTGGCCAAAGCTTACCGGACGACGCTGGTCAGTCCCTATCCATTGACCCAGCCCGAACTGGCGTACGCCGGTGTCGAGTCATGCGTGCTGCCGTATGGCGACGGCAGGGCCGGATGGATCGGCTATATGCTTGCGTGTGCCCGTCTGGTGCGTGCCCGCAAGCCAGCTTGCGCGGTGCTGCTGCATTCCATCCTGACGCCATTGGTGCTGTTGACAGGAAAGACTCCGACCGCGCTCTACTGGAACGAACATCCGAGCCGCTTCACTGCATCGCCGCCGGGACATCCGTGGTGGAAGCGCGTGGCCCGGCATCTGGCCTTGCAGGTGTTTTTTCTTCAAGCCGCCAAAATGGCGGATCTAGTGATGCCGATCGGCGAAGCGCATCATGAGGAGCTACTGCGCCTGGGCTGCCGGCCGGGACGCGTTCGCCTCCTGTACATGGGCGTCGACGCCAGTTTCGTGCGGCGCCGGGATGAGCAAGCCAGCAGGCGGACCGACGCGCCGCTGGAACTGGTCTACAACGGTACCGTCAATCATTTGCGCGGCAGGGATGTGATGCTTGAAGCGATCGTTCTTGCCAACCTCGAGCGGCCAATCGCCCGCCTGACCATCGTCGGCGCCTGCGAAGAGCAAATCGCTTATTGCACTGGCTACGCCATACGCTTCGGCATCGCCGATGCGGTGCGGGTCGGTGGACGTATCCCGGGCCGTGAAATTCCCGGAATCCTGGAAAACGCCGATGCCGGCTTGTGCTTTATGGAAGACCTGCCGTGGTGGCGCTTCAATCCGCCCACCAAACTGTTCGAATACCTGGTGGCGGGGGTGCCGGTGCTGGCCAGCGACATCCGTACCCACACGCAGTACGTCACGAACTGGTACAACGGCATGATCTGCCAGTATGACAGTCGCAGCCTGGCTGACGCCATCGGGCTGCTCTGGCAACGCCGTGCGGACTTGCCCTATTTGAAGCGCAATGCGCGCCGATCCGGCGAGCAATATCTCTGGGACCGGATCGAGCCGGAATTCCTGCAAGCGATCAAGACAATTGCCCGCTCATCCGGGCCACTTTCGGCGCAACCCAGTCAGGCGATAAAAAAAGCCGCGGCAGTCGACAAGCTGTCCAAGGAAGCGCGATGA